The Panicum hallii strain FIL2 chromosome 9, PHallii_v3.1, whole genome shotgun sequence genome has a window encoding:
- the LOC112876161 gene encoding GATA transcription factor 3-like, which produces MAGLEAAEENPAAAADEHAGGADASLNAFFDHAGLELAAGGGGQGAEEEEELEWLSNMDAFPSVETMAAEVEAAPSRPSAGLGCLGALPHVVGPRTKGLRRRRRVTAPWSLPPVLPPAPPPAGVRRRCTHCASEETPQWRQGPAGPSTLCNACGVRFKSGRLFPEYRPIGSPTFSPLLHSNSHRRVLEMRRHVEEEAAAGGGRAGARARRAKRAAARAATAAPGK; this is translated from the exons atgGCTGGGCTCGAAGCGGCAGAGGAGaaccccgcggcggcggcggacgagcATGCCGGCGGCGCGGACGCCAGCTTGAATGCCTTCTTTGACCACGCG GGATTGGAgttggcggcgggcggaggggggcAGGGggcggaggaagaggaggagttGGAGTGGCTCTCGAACATGGACGCGTTCCCTTCGGTGGAGAccatggcggcggaggtggaggcggcgccgtCGCGTCCGTCGGCGGGGCTGGGCTGCCTGGGGGCGCTGCCCCATGTGGTGGGGCCGAGGACCaaggggctgcggcggcggcggcgggtgacGGCGCCGTGGAGCCTCCCGCCGGTGCtgccccccgcgcccccgcccgccggcGTGCGGCGCCGGTGCACGCACTGCGCGTCGGAGGAGACGCCGCAGTGGCGGCAGGGCCCCGCCGGCCCCAGCACGCTGTGCAACGCGTGCGGCGTGCGGTTCAAGTCCGGGCGGCTCTTCCCGGAGTACCGCCCCATCGGCAGCCCCACCTTCTCCCCGCTGCTGCACTCCAACTCCCACCGCCGCGTCCTGGAGATGCGCCGCCacgtggaggaggaggccgctgccggcggcggccgcgcgggcgccAGGGCCCGCCGCGCCAagcgcgccgcggcgcgcgctgccaccgccgcccccggcaAGTGA
- the LOC112876795 gene encoding MDIS1-interacting receptor like kinase 1-like: MTSATPRLGSTSHLLFPLSFSLALLCCIAVSNAASDEAAALLAIKASLIDPLEKLGGWTSASVSSHCTWKGLRCNARGVVTGLNLAGMNLSGTIPNDILGLTGLTSIILQSNAFEHELPLALVSIPTLQELDVSDNNFAGHFPAGLGACPSLTYLNASGNNFAGPLPADIANASALETLDFRGGYFSGTIPKSYGKLQKLKFLGLSGNNLGGALPAELFDMSALEQLLIGYNEFSGAIPAAIGKLANLQYLDLAIGKLEGPIPAELGRLPYLNTIYLYKNNIGGPIPKEIGNLTSLVMLDLSDNALTGTIPAELGQLAKLQLLNLMCNRLKGGIPASIGELPKLEVLELWNNSLTGPLPPSLGSAQPLEWLDVSTNALSGPVPAGLCDSGNLTKLILFNNVFTGPIPAGLTTCSTLVRVRAHNNRLNGTVPAGLGRLPRLQRLELAGNELSGEIPDDLALSTSLSFIDLSHNQLRSALPSNILSIPTLQTFAAADNELVGGVPDEIGDCPSLSALDLSGNRLSGAIPASLASCQRLVSLSLRNNQFTGQIPGAIAKMSTLSVLDLSNNFFSGEIPSNFGTSPALEMLNLAYNNLTGPVPTTGLLRTINPDDLAGNTGLCGGVLPPCGGASSLRASSSEASGLRRSHMKHIAAGWAIGISALIVACGVVLLGKQLYQRWYVNGGCCDDAALEEDGSGSWPWRLTAFQRLSFTSAEVLACIKEDNIVGMGGTGVVYRADMPRHHAVVAVKKLWRAAGCPEEAATVDGHQDMEAGGEFAAEVKLLGRLRHRNVVRMLGYVSNNLDTMVLYEYMVNGSLWEALHGRGKGKMLVDWVSRYNVAAGVAAGLAYLHHDCRPPVIHRDVKSSNVLLDTNMDAKIADFGLARVMARAHETVSVVAGSYGYIAPEYGYTLKVDQKSDIYSFGVVLMELLTGRRPIEPEYGDSTDIVGWIRERLRTNSGVEELLDAGVGGRVDHVREEMLLVLRIAVLCTAKSPKDRPTMRDVVTMLGEAKPRRKSSSATVAATVVDKDKPVFTTSPDSGYL, translated from the exons ATGACAAGTGCTACTCCAAGGCTTGGTAGCACTTCGCACTTGCTCTTCCCCTTGTCCTTCTCCTTGGCACTCCTGTGCTGCATTGCCGTGTCCAATGCCGCCAGCGACGAGGCCGCGGCGTTGCTTGCCATCAAGGCGTCGCTCATCGACCCCTTGGagaagctcgggggctggacttCGGCGTCGGTCTCGTCACATTGTACCTGGAAGGGCCTGCGTTGCAATGCCCGGGGCGTGGTCACCGGCCTCAACCTCGCCGGCATGAACCTAAGCGGCACCATCCCCAACGACATCCTCGGCCTTACCGGCCTCACCTCGATCATCCTGCAGAGCAACGCGTTTGAGCACGAGCTGCCGCTGGCGCTCGTGTCCATTCCGACGCTCCAGGAGCTCGACGTCAGCGACAACAACTTCGCCGGCCACTTCCCCGCCGGTCTCGGTGCGTGCCCCTCTTTGACATACCTCAACGCGTCGGGCAACAATTTCGCCGGCCCGCTCCCGGCCGACATCGCCAATGCCTCCGCGCTCGAGACGCTCGACTTCAGGGGCGGCTACTTCTCCGGCACGATCCCCAAGTCCTACGGCAAGCTCCAGAAGCTCAAGTTCTTGGGTCTCTCCGGCAACAACCTTGGCGGCGCTCTTCCAGCCGAGCTGTTCGATATGTCGGCATTGGAGCAGCTGCTCATTGGCTACAATGAGTTCTCCGGCGCGATCCCGGCTGCAATTGGCAAACTCGCCAACCTCCAGTATCTCGACCTGGCGATCGGCAAGTTGGAAGGCCCAATTCCGGCGGAGCTCGGCCGGCTGCCGTACCTCAACACAATCTACCTCTACAAGAACAACATTGGGGGCCCGATACCCAAGGAGATCGGCAACCTCACCTCCCTCGTCATGCTCGACCTCTCCGACAACGCGCTCACCGGCACGATCCCGGCGGAGCTGGGGCAGCTCGCTAAACTGCAGCTGCTCAACCTCATGTGCAACAGGCTCAAGGGCGGAATTCCGGCGAGCATCGGCGAGCTCCCCAAGCTCGAGGTGTTGGAGCTGTGGAACAACTCCCTCACCGGCCCATTGCCACCGTCGCTCGGGAGCGCGCAGCCGCTGGAGTGGCTCGACGTGTCGACGAACGCGTTGTCCGGGCCGGTGCCCGCCGGCCTCTGCGACAGCGGCAACCTGACGAAGCTGATCCTGTTCAACAATGTCTTCACAGGCCCGATCCCGGCGGGCCTGACCACGTGCTCGACGCTTGTCCGCGTGCGCGCGCACAACAACCGGCTCAACGGCACGGTGCCcgcggggctcgggcggctcccgCGGCTGCAGCGTCTCGAGCTCGCCGGCAACGAGCTGTCCGGGGAGATCCCGGACGACTTGGCGCTCTCGACGTCGCTCTCCTTCATCGACCTCTCCCACAACCAGCTCCGGTCCGCGCTGCCGTCGAACATCCTGTCGATCCCGACGCTTCAGACGTTCGCGGCCGCCGACAACGAGCTGGTCGGCGGCGTGCCGGACGAGATTGGCGACTGTCCGTCGCTGTCCGCCCTCGACCTGTCCGGCAACCGGCTGTCGGGTGCGATTCCGGCTAGCCTCGCGTCGTGCCAGAGGCTTGTCTCTCTAAGCCTCCGGAACAACCAGTTCACCGGTCAGATCCCAGGGGCGATCGCCAAGATGTCGACACTGTCTGTCCTCGACCTCTCCAACAACTTCTTCTCCGGCGAGATACCGAGCAACTTCGGCACCTCACCGGCGCTCGAAATGCTCAACCTGGCGTACAACAACCTCACCGGTCCCGTGCCAACGACGGGTCTTCTGAGGACAATTAACCCCGACGACCTTGCCGGGAACACGGGCCTGTGTGGTGGTGTCCTGCCGCCGTGCGGTGGTGCTAGCTCCCTGCGGGCTTCATCGTCTGAGGCGTCTGGCCTCCGGCGGTCACACATGAAGCACATCGCCGCTGGTTGGGCGATCGGAATCTCTGCCTTGATTGTGGCATGCGGCGTCGTCCTTCTCGGCAAGCAGCTGTACCAGCGGTGGTATGTCAATGGCGGGTGCTGCGACGATGCCGCCCTCGAGGAAGACGGGAGCGGTTCGTGGCCGTGGCGCCTTACGGCGTTCCAGCGGCTGAGCTTCACCAGCGCCGAGGTGCTCGCCTGCATCAAGGAGGACAACATCGTGGGGATGGGCGGCACGGGGGTGGTCTACCGCGCCGACATGCCACGGCACCATGCCGTCGTCGCCGTCAAGAAGCTGTGGCGCGCGGCCGGGTGCCCCGAGGAGGCCGCCACGGTCGACGGGCACCAGGACATGGAGGCGGGCGGCGAGTTCGCCGCCGAGGTGAAGCTCCTCGGCCGGCTCCGGCACCGCAACGTCGTGCGCATGCTGGGGTACGTGAGCAACAACCTGGACACCATGGTGCTGTACGAGTACATGGTGAACGGCAGCCTGTGGGAGGCGCTGCACGGGCGGGGGAAGGGCAAGATGCTGGTGGACTGGGTGTCGCGGTACAACGTCGCGGCGGGCGTCGCCGCAGGGCTCGCGTACCTCCACCACGACTGCCGGCCGCCGGTCATCCACCGCGACGTCAAGTCGAGCAACGTGCTCCTCGACACCAACATGGACGCCAAGATCGCCGACTTCGGCCTCGCCCGCGTCATGGCGCGCGCGCACGAGACCGTGTCCGTCGTCGCCGGCTCCTACGGCTACATCGCGCCAG AGTACGGGTACACGCTGAAGGTGGACCAGAAGAGCGACATTTACAGCTTCGGCGTGGTCCTGATGGAGCTCCTCACGGGGCGGCGGCCGATCGAGCCGGAGTACGGCGACAGCACGGACATCGTCGGGTGGATCAGGGAGCGGCTGCGCACCAACAGCGGCGtggaggagctgctggacgcCGGCGTCGGCGGCCGCGTGGACCACGTCCGGGAGGAGATGCTGCTGGTGCTGCGCATCGCGGTGCTGTGCACGGCCAAGTCGCCCAAGGACCGGCCCACGATGCGGGACGTGGTGACCATGCTCGGCGAGGCCAAGCCGCGCCGCAAGAGCAGCAGCGCCACCGTGGCCGCCACCGTCGTGGACAAGGACAAGCCGGTGTTCACGACGTCGCCGGACTCCGGTTACCTATAG